A portion of the Acidobacteriaceae bacterium genome contains these proteins:
- a CDS encoding BPL-N domain-containing protein, which yields MSLKKLLVAAVLMCVCVGGAVAQDVPAKKPVPIRIAVYDDKGSPRTPRDFERVFGSDPEHYQLTNVTAEQIRAGALKDFDVIVQGGGGSKAQAAQLEPAGREEIRKFVRGGGGYLGICAGAYLAAADKDYQLKILNAQVVDREHWARGRGDVELGFTKEGKQQIGEKNDKPIVMYHQGPLLAPYDDKSLPPYTTVATFDSEVALKGAPHGVMIGTTALASGTFGDGRVFVISPHPEQSFGHEDMVRGAVEWVAKRR from the coding sequence ATGTCTTTGAAGAAGCTGTTGGTAGCGGCGGTATTGATGTGTGTCTGTGTGGGCGGAGCCGTAGCGCAGGACGTTCCTGCGAAGAAGCCTGTGCCGATTCGCATCGCGGTGTATGACGACAAGGGAAGCCCGCGCACCCCGCGCGACTTTGAGCGCGTCTTCGGCAGCGATCCTGAGCATTATCAGTTGACCAACGTAACGGCTGAGCAGATCCGCGCCGGCGCGCTGAAGGACTTCGACGTTATCGTGCAGGGCGGTGGTGGTTCGAAGGCGCAGGCTGCGCAGCTCGAACCCGCAGGTCGCGAAGAAATTCGCAAGTTTGTGCGTGGTGGCGGCGGTTACCTCGGCATCTGCGCCGGAGCGTACCTCGCTGCAGCAGATAAGGACTACCAGCTGAAGATTCTGAACGCTCAGGTCGTGGACCGCGAGCATTGGGCGCGTGGCCGTGGTGATGTCGAACTCGGCTTCACGAAGGAAGGCAAGCAGCAGATTGGCGAGAAGAACGACAAGCCCATCGTGATGTATCACCAGGGCCCGTTGCTGGCTCCGTACGATGACAAGAGCCTGCCGCCGTACACCACTGTCGCAACGTTCGATAGCGAAGTCGCTCTGAAGGGCGCTCCGCACGGCGTGATGATCGGCACCACGGCCCTGGCAAGCGGCACGTTCGGCGATGGTCGTGTCTTCGTCATCTCGCCTCACCCTGAGCAGTCGTTCGGACACGAAGACATGGTGCGCGGCGCAGTCGAGTGGGTCGCCAAGCGGCGATAA
- a CDS encoding methyltransferase domain-containing protein, producing MSTNNTRSVFEATAATYDHDRMKLIPGYERFYAAALALVPGEALTIVDLGAGSGLFSAMLYAAFPNAELYLVDFSTNMLELAKKRLGESPRVHYVLADYSTEALPTDADAIVSALSIHHLEDDAKQALLPRILAALRPGGVFVNADHIAGPTPEAEEIYQQRWLAAIREDGATEQQISDSLFRQQEDRRSPVAEQLGWIAAAGFADVDCWHKDNSFAVMTGIRP from the coding sequence ATGAGCACGAACAATACTCGCAGCGTCTTCGAAGCTACCGCCGCCACCTATGATCACGACCGGATGAAGCTGATCCCGGGCTATGAGCGTTTTTATGCCGCCGCGCTGGCGCTGGTTCCTGGCGAGGCGCTCACGATTGTCGATCTCGGCGCAGGCTCCGGGCTCTTCTCCGCCATGCTGTACGCGGCGTTCCCGAACGCAGAGCTTTACCTCGTGGATTTTTCGACGAACATGCTGGAACTGGCGAAGAAGCGGCTGGGTGAGTCGCCGCGTGTGCACTATGTGCTCGCGGATTACAGCACCGAGGCCCTGCCCACGGATGCGGACGCTATTGTTTCGGCTCTCTCCATCCATCATCTGGAGGACGACGCAAAGCAGGCGTTGCTGCCTCGTATTCTCGCGGCGCTGCGCCCTGGGGGAGTTTTTGTGAACGCCGACCACATCGCCGGGCCCACGCCTGAGGCTGAAGAGATCTATCAGCAGCGGTGGCTAGCCGCGATTCGCGAGGACGGGGCGACCGAGCAGCAGATCAGCGACTCGCTCTTCCGCCAACAGGAGGACCGACGTTCGCCGGTGGCTGAGCAGCTTGGCTGGATCGCGGCAGCGGGCTTTGCGGACGTCGATTGCTGGCATAAGGACAACTCGTTTGCGGTAATGACCGGAATTCGCCCCTAA
- a CDS encoding VWA domain-containing protein, which yields MKLTRYTRFNGDLSTSFDLEDLMQSLSDFLLDSGFQDPFSPFANDGEQTMENLRDAIKQQLDSGELLDEDSQDQYDQLPDEGKDELVDKIIQRMKDEAYLSAEDPSDAQGKGETGEGESSKFEVTDKGMDFLGYKALRELLGPLGKASAGRHSTLYEAAGVETNGSSKPYDFGDSLNLDITSTLNSVFAREGMPADGKLNLEYSDLHVHQSDFYSSCATVVLLDCSHSMILYGEDRFTPAKRVAMALSHLIRTQYPGDSIDLVLFHDSAEHIPIQELPRVKVGPHYTNTREGLRVAQRILKRSSKDMKQIVMITDGKPSALTLDDGRIYKNAFGLDPIVIAETLEEVNRCKRANIMINTFMLTDDYPLVQFVRQVSAMCKGKAYFTTPQTLGNYLLMDFMSRRAKHIN from the coding sequence ATGAAACTGACACGCTATACCCGCTTCAATGGTGACCTGTCCACGAGCTTCGACCTCGAGGACCTCATGCAGTCGCTCTCCGACTTCCTGCTCGACTCCGGTTTTCAGGACCCGTTTTCTCCGTTTGCCAATGATGGCGAACAGACGATGGAGAACCTGCGGGATGCGATCAAGCAACAGTTGGACTCCGGCGAGCTGCTCGACGAAGACTCCCAGGACCAGTACGACCAGTTGCCGGACGAAGGCAAGGACGAACTCGTCGACAAGATTATTCAGCGCATGAAGGATGAGGCGTACCTCTCCGCTGAAGACCCCAGCGATGCGCAAGGCAAGGGCGAAACCGGTGAGGGTGAATCCTCAAAGTTCGAAGTGACGGACAAGGGGATGGACTTCCTCGGCTATAAGGCACTGCGAGAGTTGCTGGGCCCGCTGGGCAAAGCTTCGGCTGGACGCCACTCCACGCTTTACGAGGCTGCCGGTGTGGAGACCAACGGTTCGTCCAAGCCGTATGACTTTGGCGACTCGTTGAACCTCGACATTACGTCGACGCTGAACAGCGTGTTTGCGCGCGAAGGGATGCCCGCAGACGGCAAGCTGAACCTGGAGTACAGCGATCTCCACGTCCACCAGTCGGACTTCTACTCAAGCTGTGCGACGGTTGTGCTGCTGGACTGCTCGCACTCGATGATTCTGTACGGCGAAGACCGCTTTACGCCTGCCAAGCGCGTGGCGATGGCTCTGTCACACCTGATTCGCACGCAATATCCAGGCGACTCGATTGACCTGGTGCTCTTCCATGACTCGGCTGAGCATATTCCGATTCAGGAGCTTCCGCGCGTGAAGGTGGGGCCACACTACACAAACACCCGCGAGGGTCTGCGTGTGGCGCAGCGAATTCTGAAGCGCTCGTCGAAGGACATGAAGCAGATTGTGATGATTACCGACGGCAAGCCGTCGGCGCTGACGCTCGATGATGGTCGCATCTACAAGAATGCATTTGGGTTGGACCCGATCGTGATCGCCGAGACGCTTGAAGAAGTGAACCGCTGCAAACGGGCAAACATCATGATCAACACGTTCATGCTGACGGATGATTATCCGCTGGTGCAGTTCGTGCGGCAGGTTTCGGCGATGTGCAAGGGCAAAGCCTACTTCACGACTCCACAGACGCTGGGCAATTACCTGCTGATGGATTTCATGAGCCGCCGAGCGAAGCATATCAACTAG
- a CDS encoding NUDIX hydrolase produces the protein MIKTISSREVYRNAWCSMREDIIERPDGTRGIYGVMDKHHACIVVPIEHTDAGNFVWLVRQYRYTVGESFYELPQGGWESDDIVPEELARGELREETGMSAETMTHLGDNWIAYGAMRQLHSVYLAEGLVAGDTDRDVEEFDMTVHRVAVSDFEAMMLDGRVMDNCTLAAWCMYRLWRERS, from the coding sequence ATGATCAAGACGATCAGTAGCCGCGAGGTCTATCGCAACGCATGGTGTTCGATGCGCGAAGACATCATCGAACGGCCAGATGGAACGCGCGGAATCTATGGAGTGATGGACAAACACCACGCCTGCATCGTTGTGCCGATCGAGCACACCGATGCAGGCAATTTTGTCTGGCTTGTGCGGCAGTACCGCTACACCGTGGGCGAGTCGTTCTATGAACTGCCCCAGGGCGGTTGGGAGAGCGACGATATCGTGCCCGAAGAACTAGCGCGCGGAGAGCTTCGCGAAGAGACTGGCATGTCGGCCGAGACGATGACGCACCTTGGCGACAACTGGATCGCCTACGGTGCGATGCGACAACTGCACTCGGTCTATCTCGCGGAGGGGCTCGTCGCTGGCGATACTGACCGCGATGTAGAAGAGTTCGACATGACCGTACACCGCGTCGCTGTGAGTGACTTTGAAGCGATGATGCTCGACGGCCGTGTGATGGACAACTGCACTCTCGCCGCATGGTGCATGTATCGGCTGTGGCGGGAGCGCTCATAA
- the treZ gene encoding malto-oligosyltrehalose trehalohydrolase — translation MHKFGVWAPRATKMQLKMGEKAMPMTGPNRRGWWNLEANCECGDLYAYLVDDDTTPYPDPRSLRQPQGVHGPSELYDHSRFEWHDQLWRGSPKSGAIIYEMHVGTFSEEGTFDSAIQRLDYLAELGVTHLELLPVAGFAGDRGWGYDGVALFATHEAYGGPDGLKRFVDAAHAKGLSVILDVVYNHFGPVGNYTNKFGPYLTNSHKTPWGDAVNLDEGGSDEVRRFFCDNALMWLKDYHIDGLRFDAVHAFIDLSAVHFMEQLSVEVERLGATLGREFYLIAESDLNDPRVVRPREAQGYGMDSQWSDDFHHSLFTLLYTNPKEAGYYADFGSMADLHKALKHAFVYDGQYSGYRMRRHGRPVEALSAHHFVHFDQNHDQIGNRAFGERIEHLCGMDAAKVAVGITLMAPYVPMLFMGQEWAASSPFLYFADHDDEDMRRAVSEGRKNDFAAFGFGDDVPNPEDMKTFNDSKLIWSEIDKDKHAEMLSWVKSLIRMRRNSVCLNDGNMHHLRVSSDDARRLLTMQRDAVRIMANLGTTEWSIDLLKGEQLCLSSRAELAPKSNSLTLPPMTLIVLESSAEDVENREVEPRPA, via the coding sequence ATGCATAAGTTCGGAGTGTGGGCTCCCAGAGCAACGAAGATGCAGTTGAAGATGGGCGAGAAAGCGATGCCCATGACCGGCCCCAATCGGCGTGGCTGGTGGAACCTGGAAGCCAACTGCGAGTGCGGCGATCTCTATGCGTACCTCGTCGACGATGACACCACGCCGTACCCTGACCCGCGTTCGTTGCGCCAGCCGCAGGGCGTTCACGGCCCCTCGGAGCTCTACGACCACAGCAGGTTCGAGTGGCACGATCAGCTCTGGCGCGGCTCTCCTAAGTCCGGCGCCATCATCTACGAGATGCACGTCGGCACCTTCAGCGAGGAGGGCACATTCGACTCCGCTATCCAGCGTCTGGACTACCTCGCAGAACTCGGCGTTACGCATCTAGAACTCTTGCCCGTTGCAGGCTTCGCAGGCGATCGCGGCTGGGGATACGACGGTGTCGCTCTCTTCGCCACACATGAGGCCTACGGTGGCCCCGATGGTCTCAAGCGCTTTGTGGATGCGGCCCACGCTAAGGGGCTGAGCGTCATCCTTGATGTGGTCTACAACCACTTCGGCCCGGTAGGGAACTACACCAACAAGTTTGGTCCCTACCTGACAAACAGCCACAAGACTCCTTGGGGAGACGCGGTCAATTTGGACGAAGGCGGCTCCGATGAAGTGCGTCGCTTCTTCTGTGACAACGCTCTGATGTGGCTGAAGGATTACCACATCGACGGCCTGCGTTTCGACGCCGTACACGCGTTCATTGATCTTTCTGCCGTTCACTTCATGGAGCAGCTTTCTGTCGAAGTCGAGCGCCTGGGGGCCACGCTCGGCCGCGAGTTTTATCTCATCGCCGAAAGCGATCTCAACGATCCGCGCGTCGTTCGCCCCAGGGAAGCACAGGGTTACGGCATGGATTCGCAGTGGAGTGATGACTTCCATCACTCGCTCTTCACGCTGCTGTATACCAACCCCAAGGAAGCGGGCTACTACGCGGACTTCGGCTCGATGGCCGATCTTCACAAGGCACTGAAGCACGCGTTCGTCTACGATGGCCAATACTCCGGCTATCGAATGCGTCGGCACGGTCGGCCTGTTGAAGCACTCAGCGCGCATCACTTTGTTCACTTCGACCAGAACCACGACCAGATCGGCAATCGCGCTTTCGGCGAGCGAATTGAGCACCTCTGCGGCATGGACGCAGCCAAGGTTGCCGTCGGTATTACGCTCATGGCTCCGTATGTCCCCATGCTCTTCATGGGGCAGGAGTGGGCTGCAAGCTCACCCTTCCTCTACTTCGCAGACCATGATGATGAGGATATGCGCCGCGCCGTCTCCGAAGGCCGCAAGAATGACTTTGCAGCCTTTGGCTTCGGCGACGATGTTCCCAACCCTGAGGACATGAAGACCTTCAACGACTCCAAGCTGATCTGGAGCGAGATCGATAAGGACAAGCACGCAGAGATGTTGTCCTGGGTGAAGTCGCTGATCAGGATGCGTCGGAACTCGGTCTGCCTGAACGATGGCAACATGCACCACCTGCGCGTTTCTTCTGACGATGCTCGCAGGCTCCTCACGATGCAGCGTGATGCTGTACGCATCATGGCGAACCTTGGCACAACGGAGTGGTCGATCGACCTTCTCAAAGGCGAGCAACTCTGCCTGTCGTCACGAGCCGAGCTTGCCCCGAAGAGCAATAGCCTGACACTGCCGCCGATGACACTGATCGTGCTCGAGTCCTCTGCGGAAGATGTGGAGAATCGTGAGGTCGAACCGCGCCCGGCTTGA